The following DNA comes from Winogradskyella sp. PG-2.
GCAATTAGTATGCAGCCAGATAACGAATGGTTTTTAGATGAGTTGTATGATGTTTATTTTCAACAAGATGATATTAATAATGCTATTAGAACAATAAAGCAACTCGTAAAATATCACCCAGATTATAAGGAAGATTTAGCAGCACTTTATGTGCGAGAGGAAAGGTATAAGCAAGCCTTAGAGTTGTTAGATGAGCTAGATACCGAATTAGGAATTAGTGAATCTAGAGATGCTATGCGTAATGATATATACAGCATCACTGGGAATGCTGATGATAGAATAGAAAATTTAGAACAACGCATAGCTAATAACCCTAATAATGAGGATAACCACTTAAAACTTATATATAGATATAGTCAAACTGGCGATCGAAAAAATGCATATAAGGCTGCCAGAAATTTGTTAAAAATAAAGCCAGATTCTAAGTATGTACATTTGGCTTTGTATAAGTTCTATCTTAAAGATAATAAGGTGAAAGATGCTATTAATTCTGTAAAAATTGCATTGTCAAGCCCACAGATTAATGCAGACGCTAAAGCAAAAGTATTGAAGGACTTTGTGGCTTTTGTAGCTAGGAATCCTGAATATGAATCTGACCTTATTGATATCACATCTTTAATTGATAATAACAAAGACGCACAAACGCACAGTGATTTAGGTCAATATTATCTTAAAGCTGGTAATAAAGCTAAGGCGCTTTCAAATTTTAAAGAAGCGCTTAAGCAAGACCCTAATGATTTTAAATTAATAAAAGATGTATTGTTATTACAATTAGATATAAGGGATTATAAAGCTGTTATAGCTGATAGTGAGCGTGCTTTAGAATTATATCCCGCACAACCTATTTTATATTTGGTAAATGGTGTAGCTAATAACAGCTCAGAGCAGTATAAAAAAGCAATCGACAATTTAGAAATGGGCTTAGATTATTTAATTGACAACCCTAATATGGAAGCCGATTTCTATTCTCAA
Coding sequences within:
- a CDS encoding tetratricopeptide repeat protein, with amino-acid sequence MKLNKKIVKLALVLFIVPVFAIGQVNFDKPPDDDLGNLEDEFQEYFFEALKQKGIENYDRAVDALQKCLNLDSKKPIIYFELGKNYNKLKNYGAAEDALKKAISMQPDNEWFLDELYDVYFQQDDINNAIRTIKQLVKYHPDYKEDLAALYVREERYKQALELLDELDTELGISESRDAMRNDIYSITGNADDRIENLEQRIANNPNNEDNHLKLIYRYSQTGDRKNAYKAARNLLKIKPDSKYVHLALYKFYLKDNKVKDAINSVKIALSSPQINADAKAKVLKDFVAFVARNPEYESDLIDITSLIDNNKDAQTHSDLGQYYLKAGNKAKALSNFKEALKQDPNDFKLIKDVLLLQLDIRDYKAVIADSERALELYPAQPILYLVNGVANNSSEQYKKAIDNLEMGLDYLIDNPNMEADFYSQLSLAYKALNNISKSEAFAKKAQDLKAQQ